AGGTCGACGCCCACGAAGACCAGGTACGCCGTGGCCACCCGCACCGGCTCGTCCTCGGCCGAGTCCCACCGCTCGGCCACCACCCGGACCCCGACCTCCATCGAGGTCTGCCCCGTCCAGTTCACCTGGGCGTGCGCGTGCAGCAGGTCCCCGACCCGGACCGCCTCGGTGAAGACGATCTCGTCGATGGCCGCGGTGACCGCCGTGCCGCCGCTGTGCCGCGCCGCGGCGGCCCCCGCCACGTCGTCGATGAACTTCATCAGCACCCCGCCGTGCACGGTGCCGTAGAGGTTGACGTCGACCGCGGTCATGATCCGGCTCAGGGTGACCCGGGAGTAGGAGGTCGGCTTGCCGGCCGGCGCGGTGGAGGGGTGCTCGGTCATGTCGAAAACGGTACGGTGCGCGGATGCGACATCTCTGGAGCTTCCTCGCGGGGTTGGTGGTGGCGCCCGTCACGTGGGTGCTGGTCACCCTCGGGCAGGACGGGTCGGCGGGCACCGTCGACCGTTGGGTCGAGATCGGCACGTCGAACTCGGCCAATCTCATCGAGCCCGCCGTCTACCTCGCCGTCGGCGGGGTGCTGCTCGGCCTGCTCGGCACGCTGCGTACGTCACCGCTCGGCCCGCTCGTGGCCGGGCTGCTGCTCGCCGCCCCGTACGTGGGGATGTTCGTCGCGCCCTTCGAGGTGCGGGACCGCATCCCGGCCGGCTGGAAGGTCTTCGGCGACCCCCTGCCGCTGCACCTGCCGGTGGAGAACGGCACGCTCTTCCTCATCGGCATGCTGCTGGTCGTGGCCACCTTCAGCGGGCAGCGCTGGCGGCGGTGGCCTCGACCGGTGGTCGAGCCGACGCCGGCGCCCGCCGAGGGGCCGGAGCGCAACGACTTCACGCTGACCGACTGGCCCCCGGCCGAGCCGGCCGACCGGGACACCGCCCCGCCGAGCCTCGGATACCCGGACGAGACGCCGACGGAGCCGCTGCCGCGCCGCACCGGCGGGGGTTCGCCCTGGTCGGCGCCGCCGCGCGCCGGCAACCGCCCGGAAGACGAGACGACGACCGAGATCCGGTGACGCTCCGGCCGCACGCGCGTCGGCCGGCGGGCGGCGGGGGGAGCGGGATCCGGTGAGGACACGGGCGGGCCGGACGACCGGCCCGCCCGCCGACCCGCTCAGCCCTTCAGGAGCTGACGGGCCATCACGATGCGCTGCACCTGGTTGGTGCCCTCGTAGATCTGCGTGATCTTGGCGTCCCGCATCATCCGCTCGACCGGGTAGTCGCGGGTGTAGCCGTAGCCGCCGAGCAGCTGCACGGCGTCGGTGGTGATCTCCATGGCCGCGTCCGAGGCGAAGCACTTGGCCGCCGCGCCGAAGTAGGTCAGGTCGGCGTCGCCCCGCTCGGACTTGCCGGCCGCCGCGTACGTCAGCTGCCGGGCCGCCTCCAGCTTCATGCCCATGTCGGCGAGCATGAACTGGACGCCCTGGAACTCGGCGACCGCCTTGCCGAACTGCTTGCGCTCCTGGACGTACCCCTTGGCGTAGTCGAGCGCGCCCTGGGCGATGCCGACGGCCTGCGCGGCGATGGTGACCCGGGTGTGGTCCAGGGTCTTCATCGCGGTGCCGAAGCCGGTGCCCTCGGCGCCGATCATGCGGTCCGCGGGGATCCGGACGTTGTCCAGGTAGACCTCGCGGGTCGGCGAGCCCTTGACGCCGAGCTTCTTCTCCGGGGCGCCGAAGCTGACCCCGGCGTCGGACTTCTCGACCACGAAGGCGGAGATGCCCCGGGACCGGGCCGACGCGTCGGTCACCGCGAAGACGGTGTAGAACTCCGACACCCCCGCGTTGGTGATCCAGCGCTTCACGCCGTTGAGCACCCAGTGATCGCCGTCACGCACCGCGCGGGTGGTCATCGACGCCGCGTCGCTGCCGGCCTCCGGCTCGGAGAGGCAGTACGAGAACATCGCCTCGCCCGCCGCCACCGGGGTCAGGTAGCGCCGCTTGAGCTCCTCGGAGCCGGCCAGCAGCAGCGGCATGGTGCCGAGCTTGTTGACCGCCGGGATCAGCGAGGACGAGGCGCAGGCCCGCGCCACCTCCTCGATCACGATGGCTGTGGCCAGCGCGTCCGCGCCCGCGCCGCCGTACTCGACGGGGACGTGCGGGGCGTGGAAGTCGGCGGCCCGCAGCGCGTCGTACGACGCCTTCGGAAACTCGCCGGTCTCGTCCGCCTCGGCGGCGTGCGGCGCCACCTTGGCCGCACAGACCTCACGGACCGCCTCCCGGATCGCCTCGTGCTCCTCGGGCAACCGGTAGACGTCGAACGACTGCTCTGCGGCCATGTCGGCCCCTCCCCTTCACCGCTATCATGCGCAGTCTGTAGCGTCTCCTGACCGCCGACGGCGCAGACTGAAGGATAGCGACAGAGTTCAGCTCATGTTACCGCCGCGTAGCCTTGGACGTGGCGGAGCGCCGACGCCGCCCGGCGACGATGGAACAGGCAGACGTTAGAGTCCCTCCGGTGCCCGCCCAGGCGCCGCAGCAGAACGCGACGCGACGATGCGACGCCAGCGCGAGCGGAGAAGACAGGCGTGACGATCCCGTACCCGAACACCCAGCCGATGCCCGCCATCGCCGCGGTGACGCCCCCCTCCGGCGCGCAACGGCCGCGGGTGACCTTCCTGGGCACCGGCTATCTCGGTGCGACCTACGCCATCTGCTACGCGGAACTCGGCTACGAGGTCCTCGGCTTCGACGTCGACACCGACAAGATCGCCATGCTCAACGCCGGCGAGGTGCCGATCCACGAGCCCGGCCTCGACGAGCTGCTCAAGC
The nucleotide sequence above comes from Micromonospora sp. M71_S20. Encoded proteins:
- a CDS encoding acyl-CoA thioesterase, encoding MTEHPSTAPAGKPTSYSRVTLSRIMTAVDVNLYGTVHGGVLMKFIDDVAGAAAARHSGGTAVTAAIDEIVFTEAVRVGDLLHAHAQVNWTGQTSMEVGVRVVAERWDSAEDEPVRVATAYLVFVGVDLGGAPRAVRPVLPESPEDERRFREAEIRRAHRLARRRAIQAHRAG
- a CDS encoding acyl-CoA dehydrogenase family protein — protein: MAAEQSFDVYRLPEEHEAIREAVREVCAAKVAPHAAEADETGEFPKASYDALRAADFHAPHVPVEYGGAGADALATAIVIEEVARACASSSLIPAVNKLGTMPLLLAGSEELKRRYLTPVAAGEAMFSYCLSEPEAGSDAASMTTRAVRDGDHWVLNGVKRWITNAGVSEFYTVFAVTDASARSRGISAFVVEKSDAGVSFGAPEKKLGVKGSPTREVYLDNVRIPADRMIGAEGTGFGTAMKTLDHTRVTIAAQAVGIAQGALDYAKGYVQERKQFGKAVAEFQGVQFMLADMGMKLEAARQLTYAAAGKSERGDADLTYFGAAAKCFASDAAMEITTDAVQLLGGYGYTRDYPVERMMRDAKITQIYEGTNQVQRIVMARQLLKG